One window of the Salvelinus fontinalis isolate EN_2023a chromosome 2, ASM2944872v1, whole genome shotgun sequence genome contains the following:
- the gng10 gene encoding guanine nucleotide-binding protein G(I)/G(S)/G(O) subunit gamma-10 — MTSNSNVSNMRRLVEQLKLEASLERIKVSQAAAELQQYCHQNAAKDALLVGVPTGSNPFREPRSCNLF; from the exons ATGACGTCTAATTCCAACGTGTCCAACATGCGTCGACTTGTCGAACAATTGAAACTCGAAGCCAGTTTGGAACGGATTAAG GTGTCTCAGGCAGCGGCCGAGCTCCAGCAGTACTGCCATCAGAATGCAGCGAAAGATGCTCTGCTTGTCGGGGTTCCGACAGGCTCCAACCCCTTCAGAGAACCACGATCCTGTAACCTGTTCTAA